In Methanosarcina siciliae T4/M, one genomic interval encodes:
- a CDS encoding undecaprenyl-diphosphatase has translation MAGKSSALDTTMIFAANYLIFLFAVYLTYIWFAKNEYRQEALFAGYAALLGLGINFIITLFYFHPRPFMLPTGTLLIAHAAESSFPSDHATVMFSVSLMLLTSGLRRNGAIFFILALLSGFARVYAGLHFPMDMAGSLLVASLSVGILLALKKYLIPINRVLITYFENIETGIKV, from the coding sequence ATGGCTGGAAAGAGCTCTGCTCTCGATACAACGATGATATTTGCAGCAAATTATCTCATATTTCTTTTTGCAGTTTATCTCACCTACATATGGTTTGCAAAAAATGAATATCGTCAGGAAGCTCTGTTTGCCGGATATGCAGCTCTTCTCGGCCTGGGGATCAATTTCATCATCACTCTATTCTATTTTCACCCCAGGCCTTTTATGCTCCCCACGGGGACTCTCCTCATAGCGCATGCAGCTGAGTCATCCTTCCCTTCCGACCATGCTACTGTAATGTTTTCGGTTTCCCTTATGCTCCTGACCTCCGGTTTGAGACGCAACGGAGCTATATTTTTCATTCTGGCGCTCCTCAGCGGGTTTGCAAGGGTTTATGCCGGGCTGCATTTCCCGATGGATATGGCCGGTTCCCTGCTTGTTGCATCCCTTTCTGTCGGGATATTGCTTGCCCTGAAAAAATATCTGATTCCTATTAACCGTGTATTGATTACTTATTTTGAAAATATTGAGACGGGTATTAAGGTATAA
- a CDS encoding cohesin domain-containing protein — protein sequence MKGSTVYATVNVENVANFDAGQFDLEFNPNVLKGVTGVSG from the coding sequence GTGAAGGGGAGTACGGTTTATGCAACCGTAAACGTCGAAAATGTTGCAAACTTTGATGCGGGACAGTTTGACCTCGAATTCAATCCGAACGTCCTGAAAGGGGTCACCGGAGTAAGCGGTTAG